The nucleotide sequence GGGGACGAATCCGGTAGAGACGATGATCGGTTGCCGAACGGCGTCCCGGTGCTGGTACAGCAAAACGAGAGTGCGCTGGCAGTGAGGGCACCAATAGGCCTGGAACAAAACGGGCAGCTTGGTGAGATCCAGGGTCATCTCTTTGCCGTCGGCGGACAGGACGGCCACCCGGTCGACGGGGGCAGGACTGAACTGAAAATTCTGGTTGGGTGTGATGACGTTTTTCTGGAGTTGATTTTCAAAAGGCGGATTGGAGGCGGGCGGATTGGGCCCAGGTCCTTGGCCGGGTCCGGGCCCTTGACCAGGTGGCGACGCGGTCTGTCCACAGCCTATCAAAAGGCCCACTGAGGCGACTGTGACCGCGGCCCATTTTAAGAGACGAAAAAGGGCTTTCAACAAATGAGCAACACTTGGTGTCATTGGCATGACGAATCCCCTTCCCGGATGTTCACCGACAGGCTCGGGCAAGTGTCATTATACCATGTTGCAGGCCGCGGGAGGCGGACTGAAGCTGCACATGCGGGGAAGGATCCGGGAGCCGGGCTCGTGTGGAGACGAAGGCCATGCTTCTGTGGAAATGAAAGTTCAAGTATAATAAGGTTCGAAGTGGTTCCGTCGCCAGGTTCACGTGGTTCGGCCGGGGTTTTGGGGCAGGGGGATGCGCTCTGCCTGGCGAGCGGAGGTCGAAAGGGGTACATAGCGGATGCGAAAGCCGGTGCGAAAAGCGGTGATTCCGGCAGCGGGGTTGGGGACCAGGCTGTTGCCGGCCACCAAGGCCCAGCCCAAAGAGATGTTGCCCATCGTGGACAAGCCCGCCATACAGTACATCGTCGAAGAGGCGGTGGCGGCGGGGATCGAGGACATCATCATCATCACCGGAAGGAACAAACGGGCCATCGAAGATCATTTTGATCGCAACATCGAACTCGAAATGGAGCTTGAAGCAAAGGGCGATGAGAAGGCCTTGGAAGAGGTGCGGCGGATCGCCGAGCTGGCGGATGTCCACTACATCCGCCAGAAGCAGCCCCGGGGGTTGGGACACGCGGTGGCCTGCGCGAAGAGCTTCGTCGGCGACGAGCCCTTTGCGGTGCTCCTGGGGGATGATGTGATGTTCTCCGAGCGGCCGTGTATCGCCCAACTTATCGACCTCTACCGGGAGACCGGGGGGGCGGTGGTGGGGGTCCAGGAGGTGCCGCGGGCTGAGGTGAGCCGTTACGGGATCGTGGACCCAAACGGTCCGGGACCCGGCGGGGTCGGGCACCGGGCCAGGGCGTTGGTGGAAAAGCCGTCGCCCGAGGAAGCGCCCTCCAACCTCGCCATCATGGGGCGGTACGTGATTACGCCGGAGATTTTTGCGATCCTCGACGACCTTCCGCCGGGAAAGGGCAACGAGATTCAGCTCACCGACGGGTTGAACGTCTTGTGCCGTACCCAAGGCGTGTGGGCCATGCCCTTTGAGGGCCGGCGTTTTGATATCGGGAATCCAATGGGTTTGTTGCGCGCCTCGGTGGAAGTGGCGCTGATGCGAGAAGACATCGGGCCGGCGATGGAGGCGTATCTGGAGGAACTGGTGCGCAAGGGGCATGCCTTGGGGCGGCGAATGTACTCCAGGGCGGCCGATCGCTAAGGGGCGCCCCGTGCCGATCTTGGACGGGGCGAAAATCGCTTCGAGGGTGTATCGGTTGCTGGTCGGGTGCACCCTCGGGTCTGTGGGATTCGGGAGGGGCCAAAACCTACCGGCAATGGCCCAAAATCCCGCTCACCAAGCCGAATCCCGCAATCATTGGGAAAAGTTCAAAATAGGGTGCCAAGCGAATCCCAATATGGAAGGGCATTGGCCAGGAAAACGTCATGGACATCGGAACATAGAGTGACAAGAGGGCGAACGGGAGAAACACAATGGCCAGCATGGGCCAGTTGGGGTGAAAGGCCCACCTTCGTACAAAGATGAGGGGAACGTAGGCGCCCAGGATAAAACCCGCCAATACGGTGAACCAGATGAGCGGGATCGTGACGTACGAGGTGCGGGCCACTGCCACGTAATGATTCTCCATATGCTTGGGAACCATGTAGACAACAAAAAAACCGACGAGCCAGGTGATCACTCGAAGGACTTCCCCAGTGTTCGGTTTCAACCTCGGTCCCCCCCGTAACTCATATTCGACGGTGAACAGCCGTATTTTCACTCATCATATCCAACTTTCCGTTGCCTGGGTACTCTCTTTTGATCGTGTGCAGCTTTGACGTTTCCGGACCCCGTCGTTGTGGCGCGAACCCTCAAGGAAACGATTTGGGACTTGTTTCGCATCCGATGTCGCGTGGGCTTGGCTCCGAACAAGTGGATGGCGAAGATGGCCAATCGAGCGGCGAAGAAGGAGCCGAGCGGAGTGGTGTGGTGGACGGAGAAAGATGTGTCCTCCCGGCTGCATTCCTTGTCCGTGTATGAGATGTGGGGATTGAAACGGCGAGCGGAGATTTTGGACCATGAGTTTGGCACGACGACCATCGGGGACGTGGCGGCGATTCCGGAATGGCGTTTGCGGCGGCGATTCGGGGTGTGGGGAACGATCATTCACCGGTGGAGTCACGGCATGGACAGTTCCCCCATTGACCCGGACGCCTTTGCCGCTCCGAACAAAGGATTCAGTCAGCGGATCACCCTGCCCAGGGATTTTTCTAAACGCGAGGACATCGCGGTGGTGATTCTGGAGTTGCTGGACGAGGTGTGCGCCCGGATGCGGAGCGTCCGGCAGAAGGGCCGGCGGGTGGGCATCAGCCTCACGTACGCCAGGTTCGAGGGCGGTTTCAGCCGGACGAAGACGCTGGGCCGTGCCTTCAATGCGGCTGAGGACTTTTATCCTCATGTGATTCAATTGTTGGATCGCTGGTGGGACGGGTCCGGGGTGCGGGCCGTCAGTGTGGGTGTGGATCTGCTGGAGCCCGAGTCGGACACGATGCAACTTTCGCTGTTTAAGGACGTGGCGAAACGTAGGCGCTTGTCTGAGGCGTACGACCAAGTTCGGGCCCGGTTTGGGGAGACGAGCATCATGCGGGCGTCGAGTCTGTTACCGGCAGGCCAACTGCGGGACCGCAGCCAAAAGATCGGTGGACATCTTATGTGAATAAAGGAAGGGTGCCGAGTGCGGGTCACGGAAGGGAATCTTTTTGCGTCGATGAGGCTGACGCTGCCTGAGCACAGGGAGATGGTGGAACGGTTGGAGCGGGAAGCCAGCCGGCGTCGGGCGCCGGAGTGGACCGAGGATCGCTGGTCGGAGATCGAATATGTCCTGGCGGAAGCCCTGGGGACAGGGAGCCAGGTCAGGATCTCGCTGTTTGGGCCCCATGAAGATGAGGTGTGGGAGGGGGTTCCGATTTTGCGAAATGGCCGGGTGTATCTGGAGGCAGGGGACGGCGCGGGGAGGAGGTTGAAGACAGCTTTTGGCCTTCTATGAAGAAGAGCAGTGATTTGCCGAAAATCAACGTCACCTGATAGAATCTGATATAGGGTGATGTTCAGGTGAAGCTCTATTCGATTCGAGAGTTTGCGGAGAAACTCGGCGTCAGTGTCTCCACACTTCGATCGTGGGACAGGGAAGGCAAGCTGGTGCCTTTGCGAACTCCCACCAACAAGCGCAGATACACCGAGGATATGTTCTATCAGGCGTTAGGAATCGGGAAACGAAAAGAAACAAAGAAAACGGTCATTTACGCCCGGGTGTCTTCCGCAGGGCAAAAGCCTGACCTGGAGAACCAGTTGCGTTTCCTGAAGGAATTTGCGGCCGGAAAGGGCCTCACCATCGACGAGATTTTCGTCGATATTGGGTCGGCGTTGAATGATCGGCGAAAGAATTTCCAAAGGATGTGCGGGGCTGTCACCCGCGGGGAAATCGAGACGGTGATTGTGGCTCATAAGGACCGGCTGGTCCGGTTTGGGTTTGATTTCTTGGAGGACCTGTTTGCACGGTTCGGTTGCGAGATTCTGGTGGTCAACAAGGCCGAGGACATGTCACCGGCCCAGGAACTGGCCGAAGATCTAATAAGCATTGTCCGGCATTTTGCGACAAAACTCTACGGGTCACGAACCTACAGGGCGCGGAAACTGACCAAAGCGGTTCGGGAGGAGTTGGCCGGTGCGACAGACGATCCGACAAAAGAGCCTGCCGCTGAATCGTGAGAAATGGAGGCAGATCGTCGAAGTGGCCGAGGCGTATTCCCGGCAGAAGGACGCCTTCTTGGTGGAGTACGCGCAGGTGAAGTCCCTCAAGGATC is from Kyrpidia tusciae DSM 2912 and encodes:
- a CDS encoding thioredoxin domain-containing protein, giving the protein MPMTPSVAHLLKALFRLLKWAAVTVASVGLLIGCGQTASPPGQGPGPGQGPGPNPPASNPPFENQLQKNVITPNQNFQFSPAPVDRVAVLSADGKEMTLDLTKLPVLFQAYWCPHCQRTLVLLYQHRDAVRQPIIVSTGFVPGTTLKEAVSLTQQEETALGVHFASIYYLLDNNVRSRVVHQYPTLYFPSGGKPQVISGERTLEVWQQALSSR
- the galU gene encoding UTP--glucose-1-phosphate uridylyltransferase GalU; protein product: MRKPVRKAVIPAAGLGTRLLPATKAQPKEMLPIVDKPAIQYIVEEAVAAGIEDIIIITGRNKRAIEDHFDRNIELEMELEAKGDEKALEEVRRIAELADVHYIRQKQPRGLGHAVACAKSFVGDEPFAVLLGDDVMFSERPCIAQLIDLYRETGGAVVGVQEVPRAEVSRYGIVDPNGPGPGGVGHRARALVEKPSPEEAPSNLAIMGRYVITPEIFAILDDLPPGKGNEIQLTDGLNVLCRTQGVWAMPFEGRRFDIGNPMGLLRASVEVALMREDIGPAMEAYLEELVRKGHALGRRMYSRAADR
- a CDS encoding DinB/UmuC family translesion DNA polymerase — its product is MANRAAKKEPSGVVWWTEKDVSSRLHSLSVYEMWGLKRRAEILDHEFGTTTIGDVAAIPEWRLRRRFGVWGTIIHRWSHGMDSSPIDPDAFAAPNKGFSQRITLPRDFSKREDIAVVILELLDEVCARMRSVRQKGRRVGISLTYARFEGGFSRTKTLGRAFNAAEDFYPHVIQLLDRWWDGSGVRAVSVGVDLLEPESDTMQLSLFKDVAKRRRLSEAYDQVRARFGETSIMRASSLLPAGQLRDRSQKIGGHLM
- a CDS encoding YolD-like family protein, whose product is MRVTEGNLFASMRLTLPEHREMVERLEREASRRRAPEWTEDRWSEIEYVLAEALGTGSQVRISLFGPHEDEVWEGVPILRNGRVYLEAGDGAGRRLKTAFGLL
- a CDS encoding IS607 family transposase; the encoded protein is MKLYSIREFAEKLGVSVSTLRSWDREGKLVPLRTPTNKRRYTEDMFYQALGIGKRKETKKTVIYARVSSAGQKPDLENQLRFLKEFAAGKGLTIDEIFVDIGSALNDRRKNFQRMCGAVTRGEIETVIVAHKDRLVRFGFDFLEDLFARFGCEILVVNKAEDMSPAQELAEDLISIVRHFATKLYGSRTYRARKLTKAVREELAGATDDPTKEPAAES